In uncultured Bacteroides sp., the following proteins share a genomic window:
- a CDS encoding lipopolysaccharide kinase InaA family protein, with protein sequence MKLILNPAFESLRAFVESVPDIFENEGNTIYKGRNEIKVIRVEDADINVKRYKVPMLFNRFVYTFFRKSKGLRAFTYPQQILEKGFETPNPIAYIEMKKWGLIHCSFFISVQSPYTHSFYEFGNAHIDDCKEVAIAFARFTAQLHDSSIYHKDYSPGNILFEKIDGEYHFSLVDINRMSFGKVDIEKGCANFARLWGQTDFFMLIAEEYAKARGFNQEECIRLVLKARNKFWTKFKRKRTVEFNLDI encoded by the coding sequence ATGAAGCTAATCCTAAATCCGGCATTTGAGTCGTTGCGCGCTTTTGTAGAGTCAGTTCCAGATATTTTTGAGAATGAAGGGAATACCATATACAAAGGCCGGAATGAGATTAAAGTTATTAGAGTGGAAGATGCCGATATAAATGTCAAAAGGTACAAGGTACCGATGCTGTTTAATCGATTTGTCTATACTTTTTTTAGAAAGAGTAAAGGTCTGAGGGCTTTTACTTATCCTCAGCAAATACTTGAAAAAGGATTCGAAACTCCCAACCCCATCGCATATATTGAAATGAAGAAATGGGGCCTGATACATTGCTCTTTCTTTATTAGTGTGCAATCTCCATATACTCATTCATTCTACGAGTTTGGAAATGCTCATATTGATGATTGCAAGGAGGTTGCGATAGCTTTTGCAAGATTCACGGCTCAGCTACATGATTCAAGCATTTATCATAAAGACTATTCTCCAGGGAATATTCTTTTTGAGAAAATAGATGGAGAGTATCATTTTAGCTTAGTGGATATTAATAGGATGTCTTTTGGGAAGGTTGATATAGAAAAAGGCTGTGCTAATTTTGCCAGATTATGGGGACAAACAGATTTCTTTATGTTGATCGCTGAAGAATATGCTAAAGCACGTGGTTTTAACCAAGAAGAGTGTATACGGCTTGTTCTTAAAGCGCGCAATAAGTTTTGGACAAAATTTAAGCGCAAACGTACCGTAGAATTTAACTTAGATATCTAA
- a CDS encoding glycosyltransferase family 9 protein, whose translation MAKILIIRFSAIGDVAMTIPVIHSLALQHPEHEFTVLSRAILQPLFIGLPGNVHFMGADLHGKHKGLLGLHRLFYNELKGMNFDYVADLHDVLRTKMIRLRFKLMGIPTAYIHKGRLGKKKLTNRYHKVFENQKSSFRRYTDVFKALGFPIQLNFTSIFGEGRGDITQIQNITGEKGDSKWIGIAPFAKHKGKVLPLDKQEAVIAHFAKDPRVKIFLFGGGQNEEAVLSSWVSKYPTVTSLIGKLNMNTELILMSYLDAMVTMDSANMHLASLVNAPVISVWGATHPYCGFMGWKQSPMNAVQVDLPCRPCSVFGNKSCYRKDYACLNIITPDMVIKKIESIIF comes from the coding sequence ATGGCTAAGATATTAATTATTCGTTTTTCCGCGATAGGTGATGTGGCAATGACTATCCCGGTAATTCATTCGCTTGCTCTGCAGCATCCTGAACATGAATTTACCGTATTGAGTCGTGCAATACTCCAACCGCTTTTTATAGGATTGCCTGGAAATGTTCATTTTATGGGAGCCGATTTACACGGTAAGCATAAAGGACTTCTGGGTTTACACAGACTATTTTACAATGAGCTGAAAGGGATGAACTTTGATTACGTGGCCGATCTTCATGATGTACTTCGTACAAAGATGATTCGTCTACGTTTCAAGTTAATGGGCATTCCTACAGCTTATATTCATAAAGGTCGGCTGGGAAAGAAGAAGCTGACCAACAGATATCATAAGGTTTTTGAGAATCAGAAATCCTCTTTCCGTCGTTATACAGATGTCTTTAAAGCTTTAGGTTTTCCTATTCAGCTCAATTTTACCTCAATATTCGGTGAAGGGCGAGGAGATATTACTCAGATACAAAATATAACAGGAGAAAAAGGTGATTCTAAGTGGATTGGAATAGCTCCTTTTGCCAAGCATAAAGGAAAAGTGCTTCCCTTGGATAAGCAAGAAGCGGTAATTGCTCATTTTGCAAAAGATCCTCGTGTAAAGATATTCCTTTTTGGTGGAGGACAGAATGAAGAGGCTGTTTTATCTTCCTGGGTAAGTAAATATCCTACTGTAACATCATTGATAGGTAAACTCAATATGAATACCGAACTGATACTTATGAGCTATCTGGATGCTATGGTTACCATGGATTCTGCCAATATGCATCTGGCATCTTTGGTTAATGCGCCTGTAATCTCTGTCTGGGGAGCAACTCATCCTTACTGTGGATTTATGGGCTGGAAACAATCACCCATGAATGCTGTTCAGGTTGATCTTCCTTGTCGCCCATGTTCTGTCTTTGGCAATAAATCTTGTTATCGGAAAGATTACGCTTGTCTGAACATTATTACTCCTGATATGGTTATTAAGAAAATCGAGAGCATAATTTTTTAA
- a CDS encoding DUF4254 domain-containing protein yields MTFSNLCNEIFFQSTENYHVTDSVDAPINNPYELKTIEYYLYLKNWIDAVQWHFEDIIRDPQIDPVEALTLKRRIDKSNQDRTDLVELIDSYFYDQYKDVKPLDGALINTESPAWAVDRLSILALKIYHMNQEVERTDTTPEHHEQCQKKLNILLEQKNDLSTAIDQLIEDIKTGKKYMKVYKQMKMYNDPSLNPVLYAKK; encoded by the coding sequence ATGACATTTAGTAACCTTTGCAACGAAATTTTCTTTCAATCAACAGAGAATTATCATGTAACAGATAGTGTAGATGCTCCTATAAATAATCCTTATGAGCTAAAGACTATTGAGTATTATTTATATTTAAAGAATTGGATAGATGCTGTTCAATGGCATTTTGAAGATATCATTCGTGATCCTCAGATTGATCCTGTTGAAGCTCTTACATTGAAGAGGCGTATTGACAAATCAAATCAGGATCGTACGGATTTGGTTGAGCTGATTGATAGCTATTTCTATGATCAGTATAAGGATGTAAAACCGTTGGATGGTGCATTGATTAATACCGAAAGTCCGGCTTGGGCGGTCGACCGTCTTTCCATTCTTGCATTGAAGATTTATCACATGAATCAGGAAGTGGAACGTACAGATACTACTCCTGAACATCACGAACAATGTCAGAAGAAACTGAATATTCTTTTGGAACAGAAGAATGACTTATCTACAGCCATCGATCAGCTGATTGAGGACATAAAGACGGGTAAAAAGTACATGAAAGTGTACAAACAGATGAAGATGTATAACGATCCATCTCTTAATCCTGTGCTTTACGCTAAGAAGTAA
- a CDS encoding ATP-binding cassette domain-containing protein yields MSIKLTNISKLYGNSEVLHNVSFEVRPGEIAAFLGPNGAGKSTCMKIITGWLTDFTGNVTVCGYDIRKDPIGAKRCIGYLPENNPLYPEMYVREYLEYVGQIYRVANLHGLVDEMIERVKLQEVRGKTIGTLSKGFRQRVGLAQALLHNPEVLILDEPSSGLDPNQLSEIHSLIKELGKEKTILFSSHSLQEVTDLCEHAIIINKGAIVADAQMSELTKEESLEDIFKRLTI; encoded by the coding sequence ATGTCTATCAAATTAACCAATATATCAAAACTTTACGGGAATAGTGAAGTACTTCATAATGTTAGTTTTGAAGTGCGCCCCGGAGAGATTGCCGCTTTTCTTGGCCCGAACGGCGCCGGGAAATCTACCTGTATGAAAATAATAACCGGATGGCTGACTGACTTTACAGGCAATGTTACTGTGTGCGGATACGATATCAGAAAAGATCCTATCGGGGCTAAGCGGTGCATTGGTTACCTGCCGGAGAACAATCCTCTTTATCCGGAGATGTATGTCAGGGAATATCTGGAATATGTGGGGCAGATTTACAGAGTGGCTAACCTGCATGGACTGGTTGATGAGATGATTGAGCGTGTGAAACTTCAGGAAGTTCGCGGTAAGACTATCGGAACACTGTCCAAGGGATTCCGTCAGCGAGTGGGACTGGCGCAGGCTCTTCTGCATAATCCTGAGGTATTGATACTCGATGAGCCGTCTTCCGGACTTGATCCAAACCAACTAAGCGAGATTCATTCTCTTATTAAAGAGCTTGGCAAAGAGAAAACAATTCTGTTTTCTTCTCATTCACTACAGGAAGTTACTGATTTGTGCGAGCATGCCATCATCATTAACAAAGGTGCAATCGTAGCAGATGCTCAGATGAGTGAGCTAACCAAGGAGGAATCATTAGAAGATATTTTCAAAAGACTGACTATATGA
- the pdxB gene encoding 4-phosphoerythronate dehydrogenase PdxB, translating to MKVIIDNKIPYIEGIIEKLGGGTPNEVVYVAGMKFTPEIVRDADALIIRTRTHCNRELLEGSKVRFIATATIGYDHIDTAYCKEAGITWANAPGCNSGSVAQYIHSALLLLQKEKGFTLKGKCIGVVGVGNVGSKVCRVAQSLGMKVLMNDLPRADKEGDAIFTDLETIARECDVITFHTPLNREGKYKTYHLADNAFFSSLGKKPIIINTSRGEVTETTALLSALDNKLISEAIIDVWEQEPAISLELLGKVFIGTPHIAGYSADGKANATRMSLESLCKFFGVAPAFDVQPPKPENPVIKASTEAEAYLQIYNPKRDSDALKANPELFEQLRGDYPLRREKEAYSFQIV from the coding sequence ATGAAAGTAATTATTGATAATAAAATCCCTTATATTGAGGGGATAATAGAAAAACTGGGGGGCGGAACTCCCAACGAAGTGGTTTATGTTGCCGGGATGAAGTTTACCCCTGAAATAGTTCGTGATGCCGATGCTCTGATAATCCGCACCCGTACTCATTGCAACCGTGAATTGCTGGAAGGAAGCAAGGTGAGATTCATTGCCACAGCTACAATTGGTTATGATCATATTGATACTGCTTACTGCAAAGAGGCGGGAATCACCTGGGCCAATGCTCCGGGATGCAATTCCGGTTCCGTTGCGCAGTACATACACTCAGCACTCTTACTTCTGCAAAAAGAAAAAGGTTTTACCTTGAAAGGCAAATGCATTGGTGTTGTTGGGGTAGGAAACGTAGGAAGCAAGGTTTGCCGTGTGGCGCAATCACTTGGAATGAAGGTGTTAATGAACGATCTTCCTCGTGCCGATAAGGAAGGCGATGCAATATTTACTGATCTGGAGACCATTGCAAGGGAGTGTGATGTTATCACATTCCATACCCCACTGAACAGAGAAGGTAAATACAAAACTTACCACCTGGCAGATAATGCTTTCTTTAGCTCGCTGGGAAAGAAACCTATAATCATAAATACCTCCCGCGGTGAGGTTACAGAGACCACTGCCCTACTTTCGGCTTTAGATAATAAGTTGATTAGTGAAGCAATTATTGATGTCTGGGAACAGGAACCTGCAATCAGTCTTGAATTGTTAGGCAAGGTCTTTATTGGAACTCCTCACATAGCCGGATATTCTGCCGACGGAAAAGCGAATGCCACCCGCATGTCGCTGGAATCCTTATGCAAGTTCTTTGGCGTTGCACCTGCTTTTGATGTGCAACCTCCCAAGCCGGAGAATCCAGTTATTAAGGCCTCAACGGAAGCAGAAGCCTATTTGCAGATCTACAATCCGAAGCGTGACAGCGATGCCTTGAAAGCAAATCCCGAACTATTTGAGCAACTACGCGGAGATTACCCGTTAAGGAGAGAAAAAGAAGCGTATTCTTTTCAGATTGTATAA